The window CCCACGACTCCTTCGTCCGCCGCCACGTCGGCACCGATCCCGACGCCCAGCGCCACATGCTCGACGTCCTTGGCTTCGACTCCCTCGACGAGCTGCTGACCCGGGCCGTGCCCGGCACCATCCTGCTCGAGGCCGAGGACCGCGGCGTGGTGCCGCCCGGCATCGATGAGGCGGCCGCCGTGGAGGAGCTGCGGGCCCTGGCCCGGCGCAACACCGTGCGCCGCTCCCTGATCGGCCTGGGGTACTACGGCACCCACACCCCCGCGGTGATCCAGCGCAACGTCCTGGAGAACCCGGCCTGGTACACCGCCTACACCCCGTACCAGCCGGAGATCTCGCAGGGCCGCCTGGAGGCGCTGCTCACCTTCCAGACCATGATCTGCGACCTCACCGGGATGGACGTCTCCAACGCCTCCACCCTGGACGAGTCCACCTCTGCCGCCGAGGCGCTGATGCTGGCGCGCCGCAACTCGCGCCGCAAGGGCCCGGTGTTCCTGGTGGATGCCGATGCCCTGCCCACCACCAAGGCCGTCCTCGCCGGGCGTGCCACGGGCCTGGGCATCGAGCTGCGCGAGGTCGACTTCGCCCACCAGGGCCTGGCCGGCCTCGAGGACGCCGACTACTTCGGGGCGCTGGTGCAGTACCCGGGTGCCTCAGGGCGCGTGTGGGACCCCAGTGGGGTGATCACCCAGGTCAAGGAGACCGGCGCCACCGCCATCGTCGCAGCGGACCTGCTGGCCCTGACCCAGCTGCGCTCCCCGGGCGAGATGGGGGCCGACGTCACCGTGGGCACCTCCCAGCGCTTCGGCATCCCGCTGGGCTTCGGAGGCCCCCACGCCGGCTTCGTGGCCGTGCGCAAGGGCCTGGAGCGGCAGCTGCCGGGCCGCCTGGTGGGTGTCTCCCAGGACGCCGACGGCAACCCTGCCTATCGGCTCTCCCTGCAGACCCGCGAGCAGCACATCCGCCGTGAGAAGGCCACCAGTGCCATCACCACCGCCCAGGTGCTGCTGGCGGTGATGGCCGCCATGTACGCCGTGTACCACGGCCCCGAGGGCCTTTCCCGGATCGGTCGCCAGGTCGCCGAGCGCACCGCCGAGCTGGCCTCCCAGCTGCGCGCCAGCGGCTACGAGCTGGTGCACGACTCGTTCTTCGACACCGTCCAGGTGCGCGCCACCGGTCGAGCCCGCGACATCGTCGCCGATTTCGCCCGCGCCGGGTTCCTGGTGCGCGAGCTCGATGCGGACCGCCTGCAGCTGAGCCTGGACGAGACCGTCACCGAGCAGGACCTGCATGCCATCGTCGCGGCCTTCGGCCCGCAGGCCGTCGAGCCGCTTGAGGGCGTCGAGGGCGCGGACGACACCGATGGGGACGACTCCGACGGGAACGACTCCGACGGCAGCGGCTCCGCAACGCAGGTGGACGTGGAGGGCGCGTGGGGGGAGCTGGTGCGCACCAGCCCCTTCCTGCAGCACCCGGTGTTCAGCTCCTTCCCCTCCGAGACCGCGATGATGCGCTACCTGCGCCGCCTCGCCGACCGTGACTTCGCCCTGGACCGCGGCATGATCCCCCTGGGCTCGTGCACCATGAAGCTCAACGCCGCCACCGAGATGGCCGGCATCACCTGGCAGGAGTTCAACGCCATCCACCCCTTCGCACCCCGCGAGGACGTGGAGGGCTACCTGGACCTGATCGAGCAGCTGGAGAGCTGGCTGATCGACCTGACCGGCTACGACACCGTGTCCCTGCAGCCCAACGCCGGCTCCCAGGGCGAGTTCGCCGGGCTCCAGGCGATCCGCGCCTACCACGCCTCCCGCGGTGACTCTGAGCGCGATGTGTGCCTGGTGCCCAGTTCCGCCCACGGCACCAACGCCGCCTCCGCCGTCAACGCCGGCCTGCGCGTGGTGGTGGTCGCCTCGGACTCCCGCGGCAACATCGACCTGGACGACCTGAAGCAGAAGATCAAGGACCACGGCGAGCAGCTCGCGGCCCTGATGATCACCTACCCCTCCACCCACGGCGTGTACGAGGAGGAGGTGCGCACCGTGTGCCAGCTGGTGCACGAGGCCGGCGGCCAGGTGTACGTGGACGGTGCGAACCTCAACGCCCTGCTGGAGGTCGCCAAGCCCGGTGAGTTCGGGGGCGACGTGTCCCACCTGAACCTGCACAAGACCTTCTGCATCCCCCACGGCGGCGGCGGTCCCGGTGTGGGCCCGGTGGCGGCGAAGGCGCACCTGGCACCGTTCCTACCCGGCCACCCGGCCATGCAGAAGGCCGAGCACCCGCTGGTGGGCGACGGCGCCGAGGGTCGGGAGAGCGAGGTCGTCCACGGCGGCCCGCCCGTCTCCCAGGCGCCCTACGGCTCCCCGTCGATCCTGCCGATCTCCTGGACCTACATCCGCCTGATGGGGCCGGAGGGCCTGCGCCACGCCACCGCCTCGGCGGTGCTGGCCGCCAACTACGTGGCAGAGCGCCTGCGGGAGGCGTACGACATCCTCTACACCGGTGACAACGGCCTGGTGGCGCACGAGTGCATCGTGGACCTGCGCCCCTTCACCGCCCGCACCGGGATCACGGTGGACGATGTGGCCAAGCGCCTGATTGACTACGGCTTCCACGCGCCCACCATGAGCTTCCCGGTGGCCGGCACCCTGATGGTGGAGCCCACCGAGTCCGAGGACCTCGGCGAGATCGACCGCTTCGTGGACGCCATGCTGATGATCGCCAAGGAGGCGGACGCGGTCGCGGCAGGGGAGTGGCCGGCCGACGACAACCCGCTGGTCAACGCCCCCCACACGGCGGACTGCATCGCCGTGGGCGACTGGAGCCACCCGTACTCGCGGGAGGTCGCGGTGTACCCGGGGATCTGGAACGGCGGGGACGACTCCTCCGTGCACTCCAGCGCCCGGATGCGGATCCAGTCCAAGTACTGGCCGCCGGTGCGTCGCATCGACCAGGCCTACGGCGACCGCCACCTGGTCCCCACCTGGCCCGTGTGAACGGGTCTTTGTGAACGGGCATGACGCCCCGGCTTCGCGCCGGGGCGTCACGCCGTCTAGCCTGCGGCTATGACACAGATCCTCACCACCCACGCCGGTTCCCTGCCCCGCAGCCCCGAACTGATCGAAGCCAATGCCGCCCGCCCCGTGGGGGAGGACGGCCTCACCCCCGAACCCACCGACGAGTTCCGCCGGGTGCTGCGTCAGGCCGTGGCCGACGTGGTCGCCAAGCAGAAGCAGATCGGCATCTCCATCCCCAACGACGGCGAGTACGGGCACCTGATGGGCTCCGCGGTGAACTACGGCTCCTGGTGGTCCTACATCTTCGATCGCGTCAGCGGCCTGGAGCTCACCGGTGCCGACATCTTCTCCACCGAGCCCGTGCGCTCCGAGCCCGGCAACGTGCGCCTGACCACCTTCCCGGACCGCCGCGACTGGACCATCTTCGCCGAGGCCTACCAGGACCCCACCTCGGGGATCACCGTGGGATCCCAGCCGAACTTCCCCGCCGCCACCGGCGCCATCGCCTACTCCGAGACCGGCCGGCAGCTCGTGCAGCAGGACATCACCAACTTCCGCTCCGCCCTGGATGCCAGCGGCTACGACTCCGGATTCCTCGCGGCCCTCTCGCCCGGCTCCGGCAGCCGCATCGTCGATGACCACTACGGTGACGAGGACTCCTTCCTCGACGCCTGGGTCGAGGTGATGCGCCCCGAGTACGAGGCGATCGCCGCCGCAGGCCTCACCGTGCAGATCGACGACCCCTCCATCGCGGAGAACTGGGACCAGGTCAACCCCGAGCCCTCTGTGGAGGACTACGTGGCCTTCACCCGCAAGCGGGTGGACGCCGTGAACCGGGCCCTGGTCAACGTGCCCACCGAGCAGACCAGGTTCCACCTGTGCTGGGGCTCCTGGCACGGCCCCCACACCACCGACATCGAGTTCCGCCACATCGCCGGCCTGCTGCTGGAGATCGACGCCAAGTTCTACAGCTTCGAGGCCGCCAACGTGCGCCACGAGCACGAGTGGACGGTGTGGGAGAACACGGAGCTGCCCGAGGGCAAGGTCATCGTCCCGGGCATCGTCTCCCACGCCACCAACGTGGTGGAGCACCCGGAGCTGGTGGCCCAGCGCATCGAGCGCTTCGCCCGCCTGGTGGGCCCCGAGCGTGTGATCGCCTCCACCGACTGCGGACTGGGCGGGCGCATCCACCCGCAGATCGCATGGGCGAAGCTCGAGTCCCTGGTGGCCGGCGCGGAGATCGCCTCCGGCCGCCTGTGAGACCCTCCGCGCGCTGATGCGGACCGACGACGCCGAGGTGGCGAGTGTTCACCTCGGCGTCGTCCACGTGTCACGGCGAGGTGGTGGACGTGCCGCCCGCGAGGAGGAAGATGGCAGGCGTGAGGATCCTCGTGGTTGCCGAATCGTTCCTTCCACACATGAACGGGGTCACCAACTCGGTGCTCCGGATCGTGGACCACTACACCGCCAGCGGTGATGACGTCGCGATCATCGCCCCGCAATGGCCCCGAGCCGACACCTCCCTGCGCACCGCCTGCGGTCGCCGGGTGAAGGTGCGGCGCATCCCCTCGGTGCCGCTGGCTGGCTACCCGGACGTGCGCATCGCCACCACCAGCGCCGCTGCGCTGCGTCGCCGCATCACCGACTTCGAGCCGGACGTGATCCATCTGGCCTCACCGACGGTGCTCGGGGGACGCGCCGTGGTGGCCGCTCAGAAGCTCGGCGTGCCCACCGTCGCCGTCTACCAGACCGACATCCCCGGGTACACCGCCCGCTACGGGATGCCGTTCCTGGAGAGCGCCAGCTGGCAGCTGCTGCGGGACGTGCACAACCGTGCCTCCCTCACCCTCGCCCCCTCCACCGCCACCCGCGACCAGCTGGTGGCCCACGGCGTGGAGCGGGTGCACCTGTGGCGCCGCGGCGTGGACACCTCCCTGTTCTCCCCGTCCCTGCGCAGCGAGCGCCTGCGCGCCAAGCTCGCAGGGCCAGGGGAGCGGATCGTGCTGTACGTGGGCAGGCTCGCCCCGGAGAAGCAGGTGGAGGACCTCAAGGTCATCCACGACATGCCCGGGGTGCGCCTGGTGATCGTGGGGGAGGGGCCCGAGAGGGACGCCCTGCGCCGCCACATGCCCCGCGCCCGCTTCACCGGGTTCCGCTCCGGCACGGACCTGGCCACCCACCTCGCCAGTGCCGACCTGTTCATCCACCCCGGTGAGCTGGAGACCTTCGGGCAGACCATCCAGGAGGCCATGGCCTCCGGGCTGCCCGTGATCGCCCCGCGCAGCGGCGGGCCGGTGGACCTGGTGACCCCCAGCCGCACCGGCTGGCTGTACACCCCGGGCATGCTGGACGAACTGCGCGAGGCCGCCACGGACCTGCTGTTCGACGACGCCAAGCGTGCCGCCTTCGGGGAGGCCGCCCAGGACTCGGTGCGCAAGCGCACCTGGCCGGTGCTCTCCGAGCAGCTGCGCGGCTACTACCAGCAGGCGATCACCGCGAACATCGGGGTCGGCGCCAGCCACTGAGATTGCCGCCAGCAGGTGAGACCCCGGGTAGGGGAGCGCGGTCAGTCGGTGAGCACCTGCTGAGCGAACGCCTCCAGCAGGGCCGTGCCCGCCGCGACGACCTGCGGGACGCCGGCGAACTCGGCGGCCATCGCCTCCGGCTCGGCACCGGCCCGGGTGAGATCCGAGGTGCGCGCCCAGGTGCCCACCACCTGTGCGGTGACCTCGGGATGGAACTGCACCGCCCACAGCGAGGTTCCGGTGCGGAAGGCGGCGATCCCGCCGTCCTCGTCCTTCGCCAGCAGCGTCGAGTGCGGGGGGAGACCGGTCACGGTGTCCTGGTTCCAGCTCAGCACCGCCGGCCCCGAGCCGCCGTCACCATCGAGGGCCCCTGAGTCGATCGCCCCCAGGACAGGATCCTCCCGGCCGTCGTCGGTGAGGGCGATCGAGGTGAGTCCCACCAGGGGCTGCTCGCGCCGACCGATGCGCCCCTCCAGAGCGATCGCGGCGAGCTGAGCACCCAGGCAGATGCCCAGGGTGGGCAGGTGGCGATCCACGGCCAGTGCCAGCAGGCGCCTGGTCTGCGGCAGCCAGGCATACTCGGCGTCGTCCCGGGCCCCCATCGCCCCGCCCAGCACCACCAGCCCCTCGAAGGTGCCCAGGTCCGCAGGGAGCTGATCGCCGCGGTAGGGGCGGTTCAGATGCATGGTGAGTCCCGCGCGGGAGAGCACATCGGCCAGCAGGCCCGGCGGGCAGTCGGCCTCGTTCTCGATCACCAGGACATCGGAGGGATGAGCGTCCATGGGCCTTTCCTACCAGAGCCCCAGCCGGGCCGTGTCACATTCGGCCACACTCCTTCGCCCCGGGGCGTGCCCGGTGATGGACTGCGGGAGTCGCGATCGGCGACCACCACGCAGGGCCACCTCATAAGGCCACCACAGTTCTCCCGGGAAGGACCACTCATGGCGCAGCGCACCACCACCCGTCGCCCGCTCATCGGCGTGACCGCGGGGACCCGGCCCATGATGTCCGGCGCCTGGGCGGGCCATGACGCCGTGGTGATCACCGAGCACTACGTGCGCGCCATCCGCGCCGCCGGGGCCCGCGCCGTGGTGATCGCCCCGCAGGACGAGTGGACCGACGAGGAAGTGGCCGAGCTCGACGCCATCGTGCTCAGCGGCGGCACCGATCTGGACCCGGCCCTGCTGGGCGAGACGCCCCTGCCCACCGACATGGAGGCGCAGCCCGAGCGGGACGCCTTCGAGACCGCCCTGTACCGCACGGCGAGGCGCACCGGCGTGCCTGTTCTGGGCATCTGCCGTGGCCTGCAGATCGCGGTGGTCGCCGAGGGCGGTTCCCTCCACCGCCACCTGCCGCACGATCTCCCGCAGCACCCGACCACGGGGGAGCGGCCCACCGCTGTCACTGCCCGGATCGGTGCCGACAGCGATCTGGCCCTGGCCCTCGGCAGCAGCTCCGAGGTCACTGCCTACCACCATCAGGGTGCCCGGGAGGTGCGTGGGGGCCTGCGGGTGGTGGCCCGTCATGACAGTGGACTGCCGCTGGCGGTGGAGGCCGACGGCGGCTCCCCGGTGATCGCCGTGCAGTGGCACCCCGAACTGGACGCCTCCCAGGCCCCGGTGTTCGACGCGCTGGTCGCGGCGACACGACAGCGCAGGGCCGAGCCTCAGGAGGCGACGGCCACGGCGCATCGCCCCGTGGTCCCCGCCACCGGGAGCGCTGGTCTACGATAGGTGCGGATCCATCGGCCAGGACCATCGGAGGAAGCATGAGCACGGAGCACACCACGCGGGGCGTCCAGGGGAGCCACGCAGCGAACACCACCTCGCAGGGGAACAACCTCGTCCTCAGCGTCGCACTGTTCGTGCTCCTGTTCGGCCTGTTCGTGGCCGGGCTCTACGTGATGAGCCTGTTCACCCTGTGGACCTTCGTGATCGGCACCATGATGTGCATCGTCGCGCTGTACCTGACCTTCGACCTGGTGCCCCGCTTCCTCACCTGAGTCCGCCGTCGGCCCCGTCCGGGCCCTGACGCCGTCGACGAGGGCGCACAGACACGACAAGGACGTTTCCGTTCCACCAGAGATCGATCCTGGTGCGGAAACGTCCTTGTGCTGTACGGGGTCGTGCCGGGTCGCAGACCAGCCGGTGACGGGTCAGCCGCGGTCGCGGTCCAAGCGCACCACCGACTCCAGTGCCACCACCACCATGTCCTCGAAGGACTCCTGGCGCTCCATGGCGCTGGTCTCCTCACCGGTGAGCAGGTGATCCGAGACGGTGCACAGCGCGAGCGCCCGGCGCGAGAACTGCGCGGCCAGGGTGTACAGCGCCGCCGCCTCCATCTCCACGCCCAGCACGCCGTAGTCGGCCAGGGTGGAGGTGACCTCGGGGTCGGGGTTGTAGAACTGGTCGGCCGAGTACAGGCCACCCGCGATCACCGGGAGCAGGCGCTCCTCGGCCACCTCCGCTGCCAGGCGCAGCAGGTCGAAATCCGCCGCCGGGGCGTAGTTGACGTGACGGAACCGCGGCACGTTCATCGCGGAGTCGGTGGAGGCTGCCACACCGAGCACCACGTCGCGCACCTTCACCTTGTCCGAGAGGCCGCCGCAGCTGCCCACCCGGATGATGGCCTCGACGTCGTACTCGGTGAACAGCTCGTGGGCGTAGATCGCGATCGAGGGCTGGCCCATCCCGGAGCCCTGGGCGGAGACCCGCACGCCCTGGTACGTGCCGGTGTAACCCAGCATCCCGCGCACGTCGTTGTACTGGACCGGGTCCTCCAGGAACGTCTCGGCGATCCAGCGGGCCCGGTACGGGTCGCCCGGCATCAGGACATAGGGGGCGATCTGGTCAGGGGTTGCACCGATGTGTGTCGACATGACGCCAGCCTACGGGGGGATCAGCCCGCCCCGGGTGTGCGCCGCACCGCAGGTGGCCCATCCCGCTTGCCCCGCGGGCCGGAGGTGGTCGAGGATGGTCGGTCGTGAACGTTCCCACGCCGCCGCCCGGCGACACCCGGTCATCGATCCCCACGGACGCCCGCCGCGCACGGTGGGCGGTGTCGATGATCTTCTTCCTCAACGGGCTCAGCTTCTGCGCGATCCTTCCGCGCTACCCGGAACTGGTGGAGTCCATCGGCCTGAGCAACACCGCCTTCGGGCTCGCCGTGGGACTGGGGCCGGTGGGTGGCCTGCTGGCCGGCCTGGGGGCCGCCGGGCTGATGTCCCGCTGGGGCACCGCGAGGGTGGCGGTCACCGCGCAGATCGCCGCCACCACCTC is drawn from Brachybacterium muris and contains these coding sequences:
- the gcvP gene encoding aminomethyl-transferring glycine dehydrogenase, with product MTDPSVLAHDSFVRRHVGTDPDAQRHMLDVLGFDSLDELLTRAVPGTILLEAEDRGVVPPGIDEAAAVEELRALARRNTVRRSLIGLGYYGTHTPAVIQRNVLENPAWYTAYTPYQPEISQGRLEALLTFQTMICDLTGMDVSNASTLDESTSAAEALMLARRNSRRKGPVFLVDADALPTTKAVLAGRATGLGIELREVDFAHQGLAGLEDADYFGALVQYPGASGRVWDPSGVITQVKETGATAIVAADLLALTQLRSPGEMGADVTVGTSQRFGIPLGFGGPHAGFVAVRKGLERQLPGRLVGVSQDADGNPAYRLSLQTREQHIRREKATSAITTAQVLLAVMAAMYAVYHGPEGLSRIGRQVAERTAELASQLRASGYELVHDSFFDTVQVRATGRARDIVADFARAGFLVRELDADRLQLSLDETVTEQDLHAIVAAFGPQAVEPLEGVEGADDTDGDDSDGNDSDGSGSATQVDVEGAWGELVRTSPFLQHPVFSSFPSETAMMRYLRRLADRDFALDRGMIPLGSCTMKLNAATEMAGITWQEFNAIHPFAPREDVEGYLDLIEQLESWLIDLTGYDTVSLQPNAGSQGEFAGLQAIRAYHASRGDSERDVCLVPSSAHGTNAASAVNAGLRVVVVASDSRGNIDLDDLKQKIKDHGEQLAALMITYPSTHGVYEEEVRTVCQLVHEAGGQVYVDGANLNALLEVAKPGEFGGDVSHLNLHKTFCIPHGGGGPGVGPVAAKAHLAPFLPGHPAMQKAEHPLVGDGAEGRESEVVHGGPPVSQAPYGSPSILPISWTYIRLMGPEGLRHATASAVLAANYVAERLREAYDILYTGDNGLVAHECIVDLRPFTARTGITVDDVAKRLIDYGFHAPTMSFPVAGTLMVEPTESEDLGEIDRFVDAMLMIAKEADAVAAGEWPADDNPLVNAPHTADCIAVGDWSHPYSREVAVYPGIWNGGDDSSVHSSARMRIQSKYWPPVRRIDQAYGDRHLVPTWPV
- a CDS encoding cobalamin-independent methionine synthase II family protein; this translates as MTQILTTHAGSLPRSPELIEANAARPVGEDGLTPEPTDEFRRVLRQAVADVVAKQKQIGISIPNDGEYGHLMGSAVNYGSWWSYIFDRVSGLELTGADIFSTEPVRSEPGNVRLTTFPDRRDWTIFAEAYQDPTSGITVGSQPNFPAATGAIAYSETGRQLVQQDITNFRSALDASGYDSGFLAALSPGSGSRIVDDHYGDEDSFLDAWVEVMRPEYEAIAAAGLTVQIDDPSIAENWDQVNPEPSVEDYVAFTRKRVDAVNRALVNVPTEQTRFHLCWGSWHGPHTTDIEFRHIAGLLLEIDAKFYSFEAANVRHEHEWTVWENTELPEGKVIVPGIVSHATNVVEHPELVAQRIERFARLVGPERVIASTDCGLGGRIHPQIAWAKLESLVAGAEIASGRL
- a CDS encoding glycosyltransferase family 4 protein translates to MRILVVAESFLPHMNGVTNSVLRIVDHYTASGDDVAIIAPQWPRADTSLRTACGRRVKVRRIPSVPLAGYPDVRIATTSAAALRRRITDFEPDVIHLASPTVLGGRAVVAAQKLGVPTVAVYQTDIPGYTARYGMPFLESASWQLLRDVHNRASLTLAPSTATRDQLVAHGVERVHLWRRGVDTSLFSPSLRSERLRAKLAGPGERIVLYVGRLAPEKQVEDLKVIHDMPGVRLVIVGEGPERDALRRHMPRARFTGFRSGTDLATHLASADLFIHPGELETFGQTIQEAMASGLPVIAPRSGGPVDLVTPSRTGWLYTPGMLDELREAATDLLFDDAKRAAFGEAAQDSVRKRTWPVLSEQLRGYYQQAITANIGVGASH
- a CDS encoding type 1 glutamine amidotransferase, which gives rise to MDAHPSDVLVIENEADCPPGLLADVLSRAGLTMHLNRPYRGDQLPADLGTFEGLVVLGGAMGARDDAEYAWLPQTRRLLALAVDRHLPTLGICLGAQLAAIALEGRIGRREQPLVGLTSIALTDDGREDPVLGAIDSGALDGDGGSGPAVLSWNQDTVTGLPPHSTLLAKDEDGGIAAFRTGTSLWAVQFHPEVTAQVVGTWARTSDLTRAGAEPEAMAAEFAGVPQVVAAGTALLEAFAQQVLTD
- a CDS encoding gamma-glutamyl-gamma-aminobutyrate hydrolase family protein, translated to MAQRTTTRRPLIGVTAGTRPMMSGAWAGHDAVVITEHYVRAIRAAGARAVVIAPQDEWTDEEVAELDAIVLSGGTDLDPALLGETPLPTDMEAQPERDAFETALYRTARRTGVPVLGICRGLQIAVVAEGGSLHRHLPHDLPQHPTTGERPTAVTARIGADSDLALALGSSSEVTAYHHQGAREVRGGLRVVARHDSGLPLAVEADGGSPVIAVQWHPELDASQAPVFDALVAATRQRRAEPQEATATAHRPVVPATGSAGLR
- the deoD gene encoding purine-nucleoside phosphorylase; this translates as MSTHIGATPDQIAPYVLMPGDPYRARWIAETFLEDPVQYNDVRGMLGYTGTYQGVRVSAQGSGMGQPSIAIYAHELFTEYDVEAIIRVGSCGGLSDKVKVRDVVLGVAASTDSAMNVPRFRHVNYAPAADFDLLRLAAEVAEERLLPVIAGGLYSADQFYNPDPEVTSTLADYGVLGVEMEAAALYTLAAQFSRRALALCTVSDHLLTGEETSAMERQESFEDMVVVALESVVRLDRDRG